The Sesamum indicum cultivar Zhongzhi No. 13 linkage group LG2, S_indicum_v1.0, whole genome shotgun sequence genome contains a region encoding:
- the LOC105155708 gene encoding uncharacterized protein LOC105155708, which translates to MSVALLENSFLSNPLTSTFRSQRRTLPALVKHVSVSCRHSPDEDSESSRRSENQLAKVALVAIAAGVLTLGSVDPAAAAKTGGRVGGQAFRSSAPRSSGPRINNSRTNVFINPPVAPPLVGGYGFGVPFYGGWGWSPFSFFAPGPSVAIGIGGGFDLFLLFIVLGAVSAVVRKFFGSRDDYDEY; encoded by the exons ATGTCAGTTGCTTTACTTGAGAATAGCTTCCTCTCAAACCCTCTTACTTCAACCTTCAGATCCCAAAGAAGAACTCTTCCAGCTCTTGTGAAACATGTTTCCGTATCTTGCAGGCACAGCCCAGATGAAGATAGTGAGTCTTCAAG GAGAAGTGAAAATCAGTTGGCAAAAGTGGCGCTGGTTGCAATTGCAGCTGGGGTTTTGACACTGGGCTCTGTTGATCCTGCTGCAGCTGCCAAGACTGGTGGCAGGGTTGGTGGCCAGGCTTTCCGGTCATCGGCGCCACGGTCTTCTGGCCCCAGAATCAACAATTCGAG GACCAATGTGTTTATCAACCCACCCGTTGCCCCTCCTCTAGTTGGTGGATATGGATTTGGGGTGCCGTTTTATGGTGGATGGGGTTGGTCTCCCTTCTCCTTTTTCGCCCCAGGTCCTAGTGTGGCGATAGGCATTGGAGGTGGATTTGATCTCTTTCTTCTATTTATTGTTCTGGGTGCAGTTTCTGCCGTTGTTAGGAAATTCTTCGGATCAAGGGACGATTATGATGAATACTAG